Genomic segment of Thermus thermamylovorans:
TCTGGCGGAGACGCTGGCGGAGAGGGCCAAAACCGGGGCGCTCCCCCGGGCCCGGACCTGGCGGATGACCTCGAGGCCGGAAACGCCGGGCATGACCAGGTCGCAGACCACCAGGTCGTAGGCCTGGGCGAGCTTCTCCAAGGCCGCCTGGCCCGAGGGAGCCCAGTCCACCCGATGCCCGGCCCGCTCCAGCATGCGCCGCACCATGTGGGCCACCAGGGGCTCGTCCTCAACCAGAAGGATGCGGGGCATATAGGGGCAGGATAACCCGGAAGAGACTCCCCCGGCCCTCCTCGCTTTCCACCTCGATCCTCCCCCCGTGGGCCTCCACGATGTGCTTGGAGATGAAAAGCCCGAGCCCTGTGCCCGAAACCCCGCGGGCCCGGGCGTTCTTGGCCCGGGCGTAGCGCTGGAAGAGCCCGGGAAGCTCCTCCTGGGGGATGCCCGGCCCGGTGTCCTCCACCTCCAGGAGCACAGCCTCCCCCTCCCGCCGGGCAGCGAAGCGCACCGCCCCCCCAGGGGGTGTGAACTTAAAGGCGTTGGAGAGAAGGTTCCCCAGGACCTGGACCACGCGGTCCGGGTCCGCCTCTATGACGGGGAGCTCCCCTACCTCCACCCGGAAGTCTACCCCCGAGAAGCGGGCCACCCCCTGGAAGCTCCTGGCCAGCTCCAGGAAGGAGGGCCTGAGGTCCACCGGGCGGCGGACCACCTCAAAGCGGCCGGCCTCCAAACGGCTCGTGTCCAAGAGGTTGTCCACCATGGTTTTCAGGCGGAAGGTGCTTTCCAGGATGAGCTCCACGGACTCCGAGGCGCTTTCGGAGAGGGGTTCTTCCCGCAAGAGCTCCGCCAGGCCCATGATCACCGCCAGGGGGGTGCGGAGCTCGTGGCTTACGGCGGCGATGAACTCCCCCTTGAGCCTTTCCGCCTCCAAACGTGGACGGAGGTCCCGTAGGTTCACCACCACGCCCCGCACCCGGGGCTCGTCCAGAAGGTTCCGTCCCCAGGCCTCCATGGGGATCGCGGTGCCGTCTGCGTGAAGCACGCGAAACTCTCCCGTGCGCACCTGGCCCGGGTGGGCCAAAAGCTCCTGCAAGAGGGCCGCGGCCAGGGGCCGGTCCTCGGGGTACACGGACTCCAAGCCCTGCACGGGAGCCCTTTTGTAGCCCTCAGGGTCGTAGCCCAACACCGCCCGCACACTGGCGCTGACGAAGCGGATGATACCCTCCCGGTCGAGAACATAGACCACGTCCTGGGAGTTTTCCATGAGGGCCTTGAGGCGGTCCTCCTCCGCCTCCAAAAGCTCCAGGAAGCGGGCCTTCTCCAGCACCAGGGCGAGGAGGGTGCCCACCTGCGAAAGACGGGAAAGGAGCCTTTCCGAAAAGCGCCGCTCCTTGCGGTAACCCAAAAAGAGCCCGCCCTGGAAGTCTCCCGCCCGGAAAGGCGTCACCAGCACACTCCTAAGCCCCAGGGCCTCCGCTAGAGCGCAGTCCCCGGGGCCGAGGGCTTCCACCCCCAAGGGGCTTCCCTCCCGCAGGGCCTTCCCCAAAAGGTTAGGCTGGGGCAGCTCCTGGGGAAGCGGGCAGGTACCGTAGAGCATCTGCCCCACGCCCCCGCCCTCGGCCAAAAGCAGGCCTTCGTCGGCGCCAAAGAGGGCCTGCAACCGCTTCACAAGGGCCTCCCCCAGGGCCGCGAGCCCCCGCTGGCGCAAGGCGGTCTGGGCCACGTCCACCAGGGCCTGGGTGAAGGCCACCTGGTCCCGGAGGGCCCGCTCCACGCGGGTGCGCTCGGTGATATCGTGGAGGACCAAAACCCGCATCTCCCCCACCTGCCGCCCCCGCACGCTGTAGGTGGCCCCTCCCAGGCTGGCCTCCAACCGCCCCCCTTCCAGGGCGGGCCCCAAGGCTCCAGGCAGGTCTTCCAAGCCCACCTCCGCCCCCAGGCCCAAAGCGCCCCGTGCCCGCCCGTTGGCAAAGCCCCGATCGCCGAAAAGGACCACCACCCCATCCGGAAGTTCCTCCAAAACCTCGGAAAGCCGCCTGCGCTCGGCGGCCAAGGCCAAGGACAGCTGGGTCCTCTCCCGGTAGAGCTGGGCGTTCTTGAGGGCCACCCCCGCCACCCCGGTGAGGAGCTCCACGTAGCGCACCTCCTCCTCGCTGACCGCCCTTCCCCCCGGCCCGTGGTCCACGGCCACGGCACCCAGGGGTTCCACCTCGGCCAGGATGGGCACGAAGGCCACGCTGGGCCCCAGGTCCTGGGCGACGGCCGGGGGCAAGACCCCTCGCCCCAGCACCAGGGCCCGACGCTCCCGCACCGCCCGGGCCAGGGGGTCGGGGGAGGAGGCCAGGGCAAGCCGGATGCGGCTGCGGCCCTCAGTCCAGAAGAGGGCCGAGCCCTTGACCGTCAGGTGGCCCTCCAGGCGGTCCCCCTTTACCAGGGCCACCGTCACCCGGTAAAACCCGAAGCGCTGGGCTAGGGCCCGGGCCAGGGTTTCCACCACCGCGCTGGGCTCCAGGGCCTTGGCCACCTCGCGCGCCAGGGCGCTCACGTGGGAAAGGGCCTCCACGTGGCGGGAAAGCCGGGCCAGGGCCCCGTTGCGCTCGGAGAGGAGCTCCCCGTTCTTGAGGGCCAAGGCGGTGAGCTGGGCCAGGAGGGGCAGGAGGGGCTTTAAGGCCTGGGGGACGCCCTCGAGGCTCAACACCCCCTTGGGGGCGAAGTGGGGGCAGCTGGGGCAAACCAGGGCCCGGGTCTCGCGGGTGGCCCGGGGGCGCAGACGGCAACGGGCCTCGGGGTCGGCCCAGCAGTAGGGGCCCTCCTCCCCTACCACCGGCAGGAGCCACTCTTCCTCCCGCTTGACCGGCCCCTCGGCAAAGAAGGCTTCCTGTACCGGTCCCTTGCTATACAGGGGCAGGGCGATGGCGGACACGGTGTAGTGCCGTCCGCGGCCCGAGGCCACCTCTCCCATGAGCTCCCGGGTTTCCCTGCGGTAGAGAAAGAGGGCCGCCCGTTCCACCCCCTCCTCGGTGGCCACCTCCAGCAGGTTGCGAAGAATCTGCACCGGCTCCAGGTCCTTTAAGAGCGCCCGCTGGAAACGCCCCAGGACCTCGAGCTGCCCCACCAGTCTCATCTGCCTCCAATGGTAGCATGGGGCCGGGGTTGCAAGGGGCAGGGGGAAATCTTAGACTTGGTCAAAGAGCGGGGCCCCTTGGCCTAAGGAGGAAAGCCATGCCCATAGACTTCAGCCTCACGGAGGAGCAGCGGCAGCTCCAGGCCCTGGCCCGGCGCTTTGCCCGGGAGGTCATCTTGCCCGTGGCCGCGGAGTACGACGCCAAGGAGGAAGTCCCCTGGCCCGTTATAGAGAAGCTCCACGAGGTGGGCCTCCTGAACGCCATCATCCCCGAGGCGTACGGGGGCATGGGCCTCAAGATGCTGGACGAGGTCCTCGTGGGCGAGGAGCTGGCCTATGCCTGCATGGGCATCTACACCATCCCCATGGCCAGCGACCTGGGCATCACCCCGGTGCTCCTGGCGGGCACGGAGGCGCAGAAGGAGCGCTTCCTGAGGCCCCTCACGCAAAAGCCCGCCCTGGCGGCCTTCGCCCTCAGCGAGCCCGGCAACGGCTCCGACGCCGCCGCCCTCAGAACCCGGGCGGTGCGCCAGGGGGACCACTACCTCCTGAACGGCACCAAGATGTGGATCAGCAACGGGGGCGAGGCGGAGTGGACCGTGGTCTTCGCCACCCTGAACCCCGAGCTCCGCCACAAGGGGGTGGTGGCCCTGGTGGTGGAACGGGGGACCCCAGGCATGAAGGCGGTGAAGATCCACGGCAAGATGGGCCAGAGGGCCTCCGGCACCTACGAGCTGGTGTTTGAGGACGTGAGGGTGCCCGTGGAAAACCGCCTGGGGGAGGAGGGGGAGGGCTTCAAGATCGCCATGCAGACCCTCAACAAGACCCGCATCCCCGTGGCCGCGGGCAGCGTGGGGGTGGCCCGGCGGGCCCTAGACGAGGCCAGGAAGTACGCCAAGGAGCGGGAAGCTTTCGGACAGCCCATCGCCAATTTCCAGGCCATCCAGTTCAAGCTGGCGGACATGATGATCGGCTTGGAAACCGCCCGCATCTACACCTACTACGCCGCCTGGCTGGCGGACCAGGGCCTTCCCCACGCCCACGCCAGCGCCATCGCCAAAGCCTACGCCTCGGAGGTGGCCTTCGAGGCCGCCAACCAGGCCATCCAGATCCATGGGGGGTACGGGTACGTGCGGGAGTTCCCCGTGGAGAAGCTCCTAAGGGACGTGAAGCTCAACCAGATCTACGAGGGCACCAACGAGATCCAGAGGCTCGTCATCGCCAGGCACCTCCTGGCGGAGTGAAGGGAGGCTAAGGATGAAGTTCGTGGCGGTCATCCGGCAGGTACCCGACGGGGAGAGCAGGCTCAAGGTCCAGGGGGGACGGGTGGACCTCTCGGGGGCCACCCTGATCCTGGACCAGATGGACGAGTACGCGGTGGAAGAGGCCCTGCGCCTCAAGGAAAAGCATGGGGGGGAGGCCATTGTGGTGGGCTTCGGCCCCGAGCGCACCGAGGAGGCCATCCGCACCGCTTTGGCCATGGGCATGGACCGGGGGGTGCACGTGGTCCACGAGGGCTACGCCGACCCCGTGGCCGTGGCCGAGGCCCTGGCCCCGGTCCTGAAGGAGGAGGTCCCCACCCTGGTCCTCACCGGAGGGCAGCAGGCGGACTGGGACAGCCAGGCCCTGGGGGCGGCCCTGGCTGAGGCCCTGGGGGTGCCGGTGGTGGCCTGGACCACCGCCCTGGAGCTGGAGGGGGAGACCGCCCGGGCCAAGCACGACCTGGACGAGGGAGCGGAGTGGGTGCGGGTGCCCCTCCCTGCGGTCTTCACCACCCAGCAGGGCCTGAACGAGCCCCGCTACCCCACCCTGCCCGGCATCATGAGGGCCAAGAAGAAGGAGATCAAGAAGGTGGCCTTCCAAGGAACGGCCAAGGTGGAGGTCCTGGAAGAGAGCATCCAGGAAAAGGCCCGTTTGGGGAAGATCCTGGACGGTAAGGATCCGGTGGCGGCGGCGGAGGAGCTGGTGCGGCTTCTCCGCGAGGAGGCCAAGGTCATTTAGGAGGTGGCCCATGATCCTGGTGGTGCTGGACCATGATGGAAGCAAGCTTAGGAAAGCGAGCCTCGAGGCCCTCACCCGGGCCCGGAAGTTGGCCGAGGCCCTGGGGGCAAGGGTGGCGGGGGTACTCCTGGCGGAAGGCCCGGCCCCCGTGGAGGAGGCCCGAGGCTACGTGGAAACCCTTTACGTGGCCGAGCCCGGCCCCTACACCGCGGAGCGGTGGGCAGCCGGGGTGCTGGAGGCGGCCAAGGGCGGGGCCAGGGCGGTCCTCGCCCCCTCGTCCCGGCAGAGCCGGGCCTACCTGGGCCGGGTAGCCTACGCCCTGAGGGCGGGGCTATTGGAGGACACCCTGGACTCCTGGGCGGAGGGGGGCCAGGTCTACGCCACCCGCTACGCCTACCTGAACCGGGTGACCCAGAAGGTGCGCAGCGCCCTCCCTGCGGTCCTCACGGTGAAGCCCAACACCACCCCCCTGGCGGAGCCCCTGGGGGGGCAGGGCGAGGCGGTGGCCCTGAGCCTGCCCCCGGTGCCCACGCTGGAGGTGCTGGAGAGGGTGCAGGAGGAGAAGCGGGGCGTCTCCCTCACCGAGGCCGACGTGGTGGTCACGGGGGGCCGGGGGCTGGGGGGCGCCGAGGCCTTCCAGAAGGTGGAGGAGCTGGCCCTCCTCCTGGGCGGGGCCGTGGGGGCCACCCGGGCGGTGGTGGACGCGGGCTGGCGCCCTTACGCCGAGCAGGTGGGCCAGACGGGGAAGACCGTGCAGCCCTCCCTCTACATCGCCTTAGGGGTTTCCGGGGCGGTGCAGCACCTCTCGGGGATGAACAAGAGCAAGTTCATCGTGGCGGTGAACAAGGACCCCGAGGCCCCCATCTTCAAGCACGCGGACTACGGCATCGTGGGGGACGTGCACCAGGTGCTGCCCTCCCTGATCCAGGCGGTGAAGCGACTCAAGGACTGAGGGCTTGCCGGGTGCCCCCGCGGTGCCCGCACCCGGGCCCGACGGGGCGGCAAACCCCCGGCCGCGGTTCGGGGGGCGAGGGGGGCCCCTAAAGCCCCCCCGCCCCCTTTTCCCCTAGGCGGCCCTACCCTGCCCCGGCGCGGTTCAGCCCTCCCGACGTTCGTCCCGGGAAGGGGGCGGGGGGGGTGCCCCCTCCTCCTCCATGCGGGCCTCCTCCGGGGTCTTGGGAGGAGCGCTCTGGGTTTCCTCTGGTGGGGGAGCGGGCTTCCTCCCCTCCCCGCGGAGGAACCTGAGGAGGAGGTAGAGGAGCAGGGCCGCGGCCACCACCCCCACCGCGTAAGGCCAGGCGGGGGCTCCTGAGGCCTCGGGGGGCGCGGGCAGGGCCAGGGGCGGGGCCGGGGCCTGGAAGACCTCCTCCTCCAGCTGGCCCACCCGCTCGGCTAGGGCCTTAAGGGCTTCCTCCTGGGCGGCAAGCCTGGCCTCCAGGGCCGCCACCCGGCCCTCCGCCGCCAGGAGGCGGCTGTACCCTTCGTACCCCAGCCAGCCCAGAAGGACCAGCAGGACCAGAAACGCCAGCAGGGGAATCCAAGGTCGCATCGTGCCTCCTTTCCCCGGGCCCTTCCTGGAAGCAAGCCCGGCCCTTTACTGTATCATGCGGCCAGTATGGCCGACAACGCCAGGCTTATCCTGGACGAACTCCTCGCCGAGCTGGAGGAAAGGCGCAAAAAGGTGTTCCTGGGTGGGGGTGAGGAGCGCATAAGGAAGCAGCACCAGCAGGGCAAGCTCACCGCCCGGGAACGCATCGCCTACCTCCTGGACGAGGGCAGTTTCGTGGAGCTCATGCCCTTCACCGAACACCTGGAAACCGGGCTCATGGAGGGGATGGAAGCCCCGGCGGACGGGGTGGTGACCGGCTACGGCACCATCGGAGGACGCCTGGTCTTCGTCTTCAGCCAGGATTTCACCGTCTTAGGAGGCTCCCTGGGGAAGATGCACGGGCGTAAGATCGCAAGCCTCATGGACCTGGCGGCCAAGGTGGGGGCTCCCATCATCGGCCTCAATGATTCCGCCGGGGCCCGCATCCAGGAGGGGGTGGACAGCCTCTCCGGCTACGGGGAGGTCTTCTACCGCAACGCCATCTACTCCGGGGTGGTGCCGCAGATCTCCGCCATCCTGGGCCCCTGCGCCGGGGGTGCGGTCTACAGCCCCGCCATGACCGACTTTGTGCTCATGAGCCGGGGAGGGAGCTACATGTTCATCACCGGCCCCGAGGTGATCCGGAGCGTGACCCGGGAGGAGGTGAGCTTCGAGGAGCTGGGGGGGGCGGAGGTGCACATGGAGAAAAGCGGGGTGGCCCACCTCGAGGGCAAGGACGACCGGGAGGTCCTGGACCTCATCAGGAAGCTCCTCTCCTACCTGCCGCAAAACAGCCGGGAAAAGCCCCCGGTGCGGGAGCCCAGGGACGACCCCCACCGCCCCACCCCGGAGCTTCTGGACATCGTCCACCCGGACGCCCGAAGGCCCTACAACATGCACCAGGTGATCCGGACCCTCCTGGACGAGGGGGAGTTCTTGGAGATCCAGCCGGGCTTCGCCCGGAACCTCATCGTGGGCCTGGGGCGGCTCGGCGGCTACCCCGTGGGGGTCATCGCCAACAACCCCCGCTTCATGGCCGGGGCCCTGGACATCAACGCCTCCGACAAGGCCGCCCGCTTCATCCGCACCATGGACGCCTTCAACATCCCCCTCCTCACCCTGGTGGACGTGACGGGCTTTCTGCCCGGGGTGGCCCAGGAGCACGGGGGCATCATCCGCCACGGGGCCAAGATGCTCTTCGCCTACGCCGAGGCCACGGTGCCCAAGATCACCCTCATCGCCCGCAAGGCCTACGGGGGGGCCTACCTGGCCATGAACTCCAAGGACATGGGGGCGGACGTGGTGCTGGCCTGGCCCACGGCGGCGGTGGCGGTGATGGGGGCGGAAGGGGCGGCCAACATCATCTACCGCAAGGAGATCCAGTCCTCCCCCAACCCCGAGGAAACCCGCCGCCGGAAAATCGAGGAGTACAAGCGGGCCTTCGACAACCCCTGGGTGGCGGCGGCCCGGGGCTACATCGACGACGTCATCGACCCCACCCACACCCGGCGCATCCTTTACCGGCACCTGCGGATGCTCTGGGACAAAAAGGAGGAACGGCCCTTCAAGAAGCACGACAACATCCCCCTCTGAAACCCGAGGGCGCCGGGGTCGGCCCAAAGTCCTAGGACTTTGGGCCGTTTTCTTGGGGCGGCGGAGGACCTAGCCTGGACATGAACGGGAGGTGAAGCCGAGATGAAACCCTATGCCAAGGCCCTTATCGGCGGGCTGGCCCTTCTTCTCTTCGCCGCCTGCTCCGGGCCACAGGGGGAGGTAGGGCCGCAGGAGATCGTGGTGACGGAAGGGATCCCTGCCCCCAGCGCCAAGGGGGTGGCGGTCCGGCCCCAGGGGAACCTCGAGGGCCAGCTGGCCTCCTTGGTGGGCTCCCAAACCACCCCCCTGGCGGTGGACGGGTGCGCCTACGGGGCCCCCAGCACGGTGCAGGTGAGCTACGCCATCAAGACACCGCCTGCGCAGGCCTACCCCGCCTCCTTCAAGGTCTACACCACCTGGGCCCACGAGGCAGGGGCATGGGTGGGGTCGGATGAAGCCACCGTCACCTTCCAAAGCGCCAGCGACCAGCCCAAAACGGTGATGCTCACCGTGCGGAATGGGGGTTCCCCTGCCACGGGCACTAGCACCTTTACGGTGGAGCCTCGGGATCCCCAGCCCAGCTCCGGTCCAGGAAGGCTCCAGACACCTCCTGGGCAGTCCGAGGTCACCGTCCACGTGAGCTTCAACCCCTGCCCTGCCACCGACCCCCCTCCCCCCAACACGCCCCCTACCCTCACCGTGCCCAACTTCGTCCTGGCAGAGGCCACCGGCCCCGCCGGGGCCCAGGTGGCCTTCTCGGTCACGGCCACGGACCTCGAGGACGGGGACCTCACGGGGAGCGTGGTCTGCACCCCAACAAGCGGTACCCTCTTCCCCATCGGCGAAACCACGGTGACCTGCTCCGTAACCGACTCCGGGGGACTTTCCGCCAGCGCGAGCTTCCCCGTATACGTGGAGGACTCGACCCCGCCCATCTTCTCTGGAGTGCCCAGCGGCACCGCGACCCGGATCGCCCAGAACATCCAGGGATGGGCCTTAAACCTTGCGGATCTTGGCATTTCCGCTAGCGACCCGAACGGGGTTTCGGAGCCCGTGACCATGACCTGCATCCCTGCGGAGGGGAGCTACATCCCCATCGGGGCCACCCAGACCGTGGTCTGCACTGCTAGGGACAGCGCCACCTACCGCGCCCCGGTGAGCCCCGCCCCCCCCACCCCCAACGAGAGCCAGGCTAGCTTCCAGGTCTTCGTGACCCTGAACGTGAACCCTGCAGGCTTCCTACCCCCCTTGCGCATGGCGGTCCCCTACAGCGCCCACAAGCGGGGCTCCACCATCCCCCACAAGTTCTACCCGCCCACCTACGCCGATGGCACCCCCGCCACGGACCTGGCCGACGGCCTGCGCCTTGTCCTCCGCTACACCGGCAGCTGCAACTCCACAAGCGGGGAGGCAATCGAGGGCAACGACTACCCCACCGGCTCCACCGCCTGGCGCTACGACCCCGACAGCGGCCAGTACGTCTTCAACCTGAAGACCCAGGCCGGCTGGAGCCTGGGCTGCTACCGCACCACGGTGTCCTACGCGGGCATCCCCTTGGCGGAGACCCATTTCAGCCTCATCCGCTAGGGGTAAACCAAGGTTTGGGTAAACTGGGGCCAGGCCATGGTGAAGGTCTGGCTCCAGTTTCCCATCTTCACCGAGCAGGAAGCCTTGGCGGAAACCCTGAGGGCCCGGGGCTTCGAGGTGGTGGAGCACCCCCTCCTGGCCCAGGTGGGCCTGGTGGAGGCCGACCGGGAGGTCCCTGCCCCCCCGCCCGTCCCCGCGGTGGTCCTCTTAAAGACCCGGGAACAGTCGGCCCAAGCCCTGAAGAAGGGGTACAGGGGCTACCTCTACCCGGACCAGGGCCTCGAGGTCCTGGAAAGGGCCCTCAAGGCCGTGGCCCAGGGGGAGGTCTGGGCGGAAAGGCGGGTGGTGGCCGCCTTGGTGGGGGAGCCCCTCCCCCACCTCACCCAGCGGGAGAAGGAGGTGGCTGCCCTGGCCGCCCTCGGCCTCAGCAACGAGGAGATCGCCAAGGAACTCGGCATCTCGGTGAAGACGGTGAAGGCCCACCTCTCCATCATCTTTCAGAAGCTGGGCGTGAAGAAGCGGAGCCAGCTGGCCCACGTGCGCTTCCTGAGCTGATCTATCCCGCTAAAGGCCTAGGCCTCCTGGTGCAAAAGCCTTAAGACTTTTTGCTTAAAAAGACCTAGACCAAAAGCCCGTTGCTTGCCTTCGCCCCTGCCCCCATGCTGAGGGTGAAAGGAGGTCTTTATGAGGTCCACTAGAGCGTTTTGGTTCCTGGCTGGGGCCGCCCTGGCCTTGGTCCTGGCGGCCTGCGGCGGGCAGATGGGCTCCCTGGGAACCGGCGGCTCGAGTCTGCAGGCAGGCAGCGCCCCCCTCACCGGGGCCATCTACACCACCTTAGGGGACGGCTCCCTGGTGAACGGCAACGTCTACGACGCCAAGGAGGACGTCTACCTGAATGGTGGCCCGCCTCCCAACGCCCCCTGCACCGCCGCCGGCCTGCCGGACGGGGAGTACTACTTCCAGGTGACCGACCCCTCGGGGGCTACCCTCCTCACCACCGACCCCATCGACCACCGCCGGGTGCGGGTCCAGGGCGGGGTCTTCGTGGAGTACACGGGAGCCACCTACGGCGGGACGCGCCTGACAGGCTCAGGCCGCTGCCCGGGGGCCATCAGCGTACAGCTTTACCCCTACGCCGACACCCCTAACCCCGGGGGGGAGTACAAGGTCTGGGTGACCCCGGTGGCGGACTACGCCCCCGGACAGGGCGTCCACGGCTTCCTCCCCGCCCGGAGCAAGACCGACAACTTCAAGGTGCGCATGCGCGGGGAGGAACCCGCGGAGGTGGCCATCTGGGGCTACAAGTGGTACGACGCCAACACCAACGGCATGTGGGACCCGGGTGAGCCCGCCATCCCCGGCTGGCGCATCGAGAAGGTGCCCCCCACGCCCTCCGACGTGACCTACACCTCCGCAAGCGGCCAGTACAGCTTCCTGGTGCCCAGGAACTCCGGAGCCTACACCATCACCGAGGTGCCCCCGCCTCCCGGCTGGTGGCCCGCGGGCCGCTGGCTCAACACGACCCCCACCTCGGGCACGGTCACGGTGGGCACCGCCGACGTCCACGGCCCCGATTTCGGCAACGTCTGCCTGGGCGCAGGGGGCGGCAGGACCCTGGGTTTCTGGAGCAACCGCAACGGCCAGAGCGCCATGAACGGCCTGGGGATGAACGCCATCCTGGCGGAGCTTCGCGACCTGAACCTGGTGCGGGCGGACGGAAACCCCTTTGATCCCTGGAGCTACAGCGAGTTCCGCACCTGGCTCCTCGGGGCCAACGCCACCAACATGGCCTACATGCTCTCCGCCCAGATGGCGGCCATGTACCTGAACGTGCGGGCGGGGTTTGTGGACGGGAACGCCCTGGTCTATGCCCCAGGCACCACGAGCGCCAACGCGGCGGGCTTCGCCACGGTGAATGCCCTCCTGGCCGAGGCGAACGCGGAGCTCGCCCTCCACCCCACCGCCTATGACGGCAGCCCCTGGCGCGCCTACCAGGAGGCCCTGAAGGACGCCTTCGACTGGGCCAACAACAACCGGACCTTCGTCCAGCCCGGCCCCGAGGCCTGCCCCTTTGACTCCCCCTACTGAAGCCCCTGGCCTCCTATCCCCCGCCCCTTTGGGGCGGGGGTTTGCTACCCTTAGGGGCGTGGACCTGGTCCGCTTCCGGGAGGAGCTCACCGCCTGCCGCCTCTGCCCCCGGCTGGTGGCCTGGCGGGAGGAGGTGGGACGAACCAAGCGCCGGGCCTACCGGGACTGGGCGTACTGGGCAAGGCCCGTCCCCGGCTTTGGGGATCCCCGGGCCCGGCTGGTGCTCTTCGGTCTGGCCCCTGGGGCCCACGGCTCCAACCGCACGGGCCGCCCCTTCACCGGGGACGCCTCCGGGGCCTTCCTCTACCCCCTTCTTTACGAGGCGGGGCTTTCCAGCAAGCCCACGAGCGAACCCGGGGACGACCTCCGGCTCTTTGGGGTCTACCTCACCGCCGCGGTGCGCTGCGCCCCGCCGGCCAACAGACCCACCCGGGAGGAGCTCCTGGCCTGCGGGGCCTGGACCCGGGCGGAGCTCGGCCTCCTTCGGGAGGCCCGGGTCTATCTGGCCCTGGGAAGGGTAGCCCTCGAGGCCCTCCTGGACCACTTCGGCCTGAAAAAAGGCCCCCACCCCTTCGCCCACGGGGCCCACCACCTCCTCCCCGATGGGCGGCACCTCCTCGTCAGCTACCACGTCTCCCGCCAGAACACCCAGACCGGCCGGCTCACCCGGGGGATGTTCCTGGAGGTGCTCCTCCGGGCCAAGGCCCTCGCCGGGCTCTGAGCCAAGCCAGGAGGTCCTCGTAGGGGAGGAGGTTCAGCACCCTTTCGGGGCCGATCCAGGCCCTTTGCGCCGCGCCCACGGCCAGCTCCATGAGGCGCAGGTGGTCCACCTGGTGGGCGTCGGTGGAGAGGCTGATCCAAAGCCCCATCCCGTAGGCCAGGCGGGCCAGGTCGTCGGGGAGGTCCATGCGGTCGTAGTAGCCGTCGATCTCCACCGCCACCCCCTTTTCCTTGGCCTTTTGGAAAACGGCCTCCCAGTCCGCCTCGATGGGGGGCCTGCGGCCGAGGAGCCGGGCGGTGGGGTGGGCCAGGACGTGGACGAAGGGGTTCTCCAGGGCCTTCAGGATGCGCCGGGTCTGCTCGGCCTTGGAGAGCTTGAACTGGGAGTGGATGGAGACGAGGACCAGGTCCAGCTCCCTCAGGACCCAGTCCGGGTAGTCCAGGGAGCCGTCGGGCCTTATGTCCACCTCCGCCCCCGCCAGGAGGTAGGGAGGGCCGTGGGCCTCGTTGAAGCGGCGGATGGCCGCGATGCGCTTCAGGGCCTCTTCCGGGGAAGGCCC
This window contains:
- a CDS encoding acyl-CoA carboxylase subunit beta, producing the protein MADNARLILDELLAELEERRKKVFLGGGEERIRKQHQQGKLTARERIAYLLDEGSFVELMPFTEHLETGLMEGMEAPADGVVTGYGTIGGRLVFVFSQDFTVLGGSLGKMHGRKIASLMDLAAKVGAPIIGLNDSAGARIQEGVDSLSGYGEVFYRNAIYSGVVPQISAILGPCAGGAVYSPAMTDFVLMSRGGSYMFITGPEVIRSVTREEVSFEELGGAEVHMEKSGVAHLEGKDDREVLDLIRKLLSYLPQNSREKPPVREPRDDPHRPTPELLDIVHPDARRPYNMHQVIRTLLDEGEFLEIQPGFARNLIVGLGRLGGYPVGVIANNPRFMAGALDINASDKAARFIRTMDAFNIPLLTLVDVTGFLPGVAQEHGGIIRHGAKMLFAYAEATVPKITLIARKAYGGAYLAMNSKDMGADVVLAWPTAAVAVMGAEGAANIIYRKEIQSSPNPEETRRRKIEEYKRAFDNPWVAAARGYIDDVIDPTHTRRILYRHLRMLWDKKEERPFKKHDNIPL
- a CDS encoding PxKF domain-containing protein, which translates into the protein MKPYAKALIGGLALLLFAACSGPQGEVGPQEIVVTEGIPAPSAKGVAVRPQGNLEGQLASLVGSQTTPLAVDGCAYGAPSTVQVSYAIKTPPAQAYPASFKVYTTWAHEAGAWVGSDEATVTFQSASDQPKTVMLTVRNGGSPATGTSTFTVEPRDPQPSSGPGRLQTPPGQSEVTVHVSFNPCPATDPPPPNTPPTLTVPNFVLAEATGPAGAQVAFSVTATDLEDGDLTGSVVCTPTSGTLFPIGETTVTCSVTDSGGLSASASFPVYVEDSTPPIFSGVPSGTATRIAQNIQGWALNLADLGISASDPNGVSEPVTMTCIPAEGSYIPIGATQTVVCTARDSATYRAPVSPAPPTPNESQASFQVFVTLNVNPAGFLPPLRMAVPYSAHKRGSTIPHKFYPPTYADGTPATDLADGLRLVLRYTGSCNSTSGEAIEGNDYPTGSTAWRYDPDSGQYVFNLKTQAGWSLGCYRTTVSYAGIPLAETHFSLIR
- a CDS encoding helix-turn-helix transcriptional regulator, whose amino-acid sequence is MVKVWLQFPIFTEQEALAETLRARGFEVVEHPLLAQVGLVEADREVPAPPPVPAVVLLKTREQSAQALKKGYRGYLYPDQGLEVLERALKAVAQGEVWAERRVVAALVGEPLPHLTQREKEVAALAALGLSNEEIAKELGISVKTVKAHLSIIFQKLGVKKRSQLAHVRFLS
- a CDS encoding uracil-DNA glycosylase, whose product is MDLVRFREELTACRLCPRLVAWREEVGRTKRRAYRDWAYWARPVPGFGDPRARLVLFGLAPGAHGSNRTGRPFTGDASGAFLYPLLYEAGLSSKPTSEPGDDLRLFGVYLTAAVRCAPPANRPTREELLACGAWTRAELGLLREARVYLALGRVALEALLDHFGLKKGPHPFAHGAHHLLPDGRHLLVSYHVSRQNTQTGRLTRGMFLEVLLRAKALAGL